Proteins encoded within one genomic window of Sphaerotilus montanus:
- a CDS encoding HupE/UreJ family protein: MTHRLVPWLLALAALSFGPAAVAHKPSDAYLTLQVADTQIDQRLDVHLRDLDRELVLDHNDDGRLQWAEVRTRWEELQRYTAERVRLSVAGQPCSSVATGEPQLDEHTDGAYAVLRSRWTCPAGAQALTIDYRLFADTDASHRGLLRLSHGAGAPQTAVLVPGSTPPTTLALAASADGETPSGFAGFVAEGIHHILIGTDHVLFLLALLLPAVLVAGAAGRREAATQWRPMLAEVLKIVTAFTAAHSVTLALAVLDIVDPPSRWVESLIAASVVFTAIDNLRPMLAPQHRWRLTLVFGLVHGFGFAGALKDLGLGGGSLAASLLGFNLGVELGQLSLVALFLPLAWWARGTRFYQRGVLIGGSSAVALIAAAWVVERVFDLKLLGS; the protein is encoded by the coding sequence ATGACCCACCGCCTCGTTCCCTGGCTGCTCGCGCTGGCCGCCCTGTCGTTCGGACCGGCCGCCGTGGCCCACAAGCCGAGCGACGCCTACCTGACCCTGCAGGTGGCGGACACGCAGATCGACCAGCGGCTGGACGTCCACCTGCGCGACCTGGACCGCGAACTGGTGCTGGACCACAACGACGACGGCCGCCTGCAGTGGGCCGAGGTGCGCACGCGCTGGGAGGAGTTGCAGCGCTACACCGCCGAGCGGGTGCGCCTGAGCGTGGCCGGCCAGCCCTGCAGCTCGGTCGCCACCGGCGAGCCGCAGCTGGACGAGCACACCGACGGTGCCTACGCCGTGCTGCGCAGCCGCTGGACCTGCCCGGCCGGCGCGCAGGCGCTGACCATCGACTACCGGCTCTTCGCCGACACCGACGCCAGCCACCGCGGCCTGCTGCGCCTGAGCCATGGCGCCGGCGCCCCACAGACCGCCGTGCTGGTGCCCGGCAGCACGCCGCCCACCACCCTCGCACTCGCAGCCTCCGCCGACGGAGAGACACCGAGCGGCTTCGCAGGCTTTGTCGCCGAGGGCATCCACCACATCCTGATCGGCACCGACCACGTGCTCTTCCTGCTGGCGCTGCTGCTGCCGGCGGTACTCGTCGCGGGCGCGGCCGGCCGGCGGGAAGCCGCGACGCAGTGGCGCCCGATGCTGGCCGAGGTGCTGAAAATCGTCACCGCCTTCACGGCGGCGCATTCGGTGACGCTGGCGCTGGCGGTGCTGGACATCGTCGATCCGCCCTCGCGCTGGGTCGAGTCGCTGATCGCCGCCTCGGTGGTCTTCACGGCGATCGACAACCTGCGGCCGATGCTAGCGCCGCAGCACCGCTGGCGGCTGACGCTGGTATTCGGACTGGTGCACGGCTTCGGGTTTGCCGGCGCACTCAAGGATCTGGGGCTGGGTGGCGGCTCGCTGGCCGCGTCGCTGCTGGGCTTCAACCTCGGGGTCGAGCTGGGGCAGCTGTCGCTGGTGGCGCTGTTCCTGCCGCTGGCGTGGTGGGCGCGCGGCACGCGCTTCTACCAGCGCGGCGTGCTGATCGGCGGCTCGTCGGCGGTGGCGCTGATCGCCGCGGCCTGGGTGGTCGAGCGGGTATTCGACCTGAAGCTGCTGGGGTCTTGA
- a CDS encoding DUF4331 domain-containing protein — MTFAPRTARPHLTTLAIAAAMTLATGVSLASSHREAPFITTAPKVDATDFYLFRSYEANRSDYVTLIANYQPLQDAYGGPNYFSMDPNALYEIHVDNNGDAVEDISFQFRFKNTLAGNGAGVNLPVGDKTVNIPLIQAGQIANVKDASLQLAETFTVEVKRGDRRKGTGGALTQASSGSATFDKPVDNIGIKTIPDYAGYAAKHIHAVKIPGCDQPGRVFVGQRQDPFAVNLGTIFDLVNAPVSVITNPDLKGAVPNPLGDKNVTTLALEVHKSCLTAGSETVIGGWTTASLRQARLLDGKPGSGHHMGEKAGGAWTQVSRLGMPLVNEVVIGLKDKDKFNAAKPKDDGQFADYVTHPTLPKLLEIALNLPGTAPTNYPRTDLVTTFLTGIKGVNQPANVVASEMLRLNTAIAPVAYAQQNRLGIVGNVLAGGTDNAGYPNGRRPKDDVVDISLVAVMGGLCMANGDTNAFGFGAACKPSAVPLGATAFKLHDAVDQAVVPLLAGFPYLNTPIGGTK; from the coding sequence ATGACCTTCGCCCCCCGCACCGCCCGCCCCCACCTCACCACCCTGGCCATCGCTGCCGCGATGACGCTGGCCACCGGCGTGAGCCTGGCGTCCAGCCACCGGGAAGCGCCGTTCATCACCACCGCGCCCAAGGTGGACGCGACCGACTTCTACCTGTTCCGCAGCTACGAGGCGAACCGCAGCGACTACGTGACGCTGATCGCCAACTACCAGCCGCTGCAGGACGCCTACGGCGGCCCGAACTACTTCTCGATGGACCCGAACGCGCTGTACGAGATCCATGTGGACAACAACGGCGACGCGGTCGAGGACATCAGCTTCCAGTTCCGCTTCAAGAACACGCTGGCGGGCAACGGCGCCGGCGTGAACCTGCCGGTCGGCGACAAGACGGTCAACATCCCGCTGATCCAGGCGGGCCAGATCGCCAATGTCAAGGACGCCAGCCTGCAGCTCGCCGAGACCTTCACGGTCGAGGTCAAGCGCGGTGACCGCCGCAAGGGCACGGGCGGCGCGCTGACCCAGGCCTCCAGCGGCAGCGCCACCTTCGACAAGCCGGTGGACAACATCGGCATCAAGACCATTCCCGACTACGCCGGCTACGCCGCCAAGCACATCCACGCGGTCAAGATTCCCGGCTGCGACCAGCCCGGTCGCGTCTTCGTCGGTCAGCGCCAGGACCCGTTCGCCGTCAACCTCGGCACCATCTTCGACCTGGTCAACGCGCCGGTCTCCGTCATCACCAACCCGGACCTGAAGGGCGCCGTGCCGAACCCGCTCGGCGACAAGAACGTCACCACGCTGGCGCTCGAAGTCCACAAGAGCTGCCTGACCGCGGGCAGCGAAACCGTCATCGGCGGCTGGACCACGGCCAGCCTGCGCCAGGCCCGCCTGCTCGACGGCAAGCCGGGTTCCGGCCACCACATGGGCGAGAAGGCGGGCGGCGCGTGGACGCAGGTGTCGCGTCTGGGCATGCCGCTGGTCAACGAAGTGGTGATCGGCCTGAAGGACAAGGACAAGTTCAACGCCGCCAAGCCCAAGGACGACGGCCAGTTCGCCGACTACGTGACCCACCCGACACTGCCCAAGCTGCTGGAGATCGCGCTGAACCTCCCCGGCACCGCGCCGACCAACTACCCGCGCACGGACCTGGTCACCACCTTCCTGACCGGCATCAAGGGCGTGAACCAGCCCGCCAACGTGGTCGCCTCGGAAATGCTGCGCCTGAACACGGCCATCGCGCCGGTGGCGTACGCGCAGCAGAACCGCCTGGGCATCGTCGGCAACGTGCTGGCCGGTGGCACCGACAACGCGGGCTACCCGAACGGCCGCCGCCCGAAGGACGACGTGGTGGACATCTCGCTGGTCGCGGTGATGGGCGGCCTGTGCATGGCCAATGGCGACACCAACGCCTTCGGCTTCGGCGCCGCGTGCAAGCCGTCGGCGGTGCCGCTGGGCGCGACGGCGTTCAAGCTGCACGACGCGGTCGACCAGGCCGTGGTTCCGCTGCTGGCCGGCTTCCCCTACCTGAACACGCCGATTGGCGGCACGAAGTAA
- the lipB gene encoding lipoyl(octanoyl) transferase LipB, with the protein MSPLDPAEPLLRLLGRVPYEPTYAAMRAFTDARTPDTPDELWLCEHDPVYTQGIAGKPEHVFAPEGVPIVQTNRGGQVTYHGPGQVVAYPLIDLKRLGPQGIYVKEYVYRIEEAVIRTLADLGVTGHRVLSAPGIYVRLDDPFAHGALRGPADPRDPFRGLGKISALGIKIANHRTYHGVALNVAMDLSPYQRINPCGYAGLQTVDLATLGVHADLGDVAARLGTHLTRLLSP; encoded by the coding sequence ATGAGCCCTCTTGACCCTGCCGAGCCTTTGTTGCGCCTCCTGGGCCGCGTGCCCTACGAGCCGACCTACGCCGCGATGCGCGCCTTCACCGACGCCCGCACGCCCGACACGCCCGACGAACTCTGGCTGTGCGAGCACGACCCGGTCTACACCCAGGGCATCGCCGGCAAGCCGGAACACGTCTTCGCGCCCGAGGGCGTGCCCATCGTGCAGACCAACCGCGGCGGGCAGGTGACCTACCACGGCCCCGGCCAGGTCGTCGCCTACCCGCTGATCGACCTGAAGCGCCTCGGGCCGCAGGGCATCTACGTCAAGGAATACGTCTACCGCATCGAGGAAGCCGTGATCCGCACGCTGGCCGACCTCGGCGTCACCGGCCACCGGGTGCTGAGCGCACCGGGCATCTATGTGCGGCTCGATGACCCCTTCGCGCACGGCGCGCTGCGCGGGCCGGCCGATCCGCGCGATCCCTTCCGCGGGCTGGGCAAGATCTCGGCGCTGGGCATCAAGATCGCCAACCACCGGACGTACCACGGCGTGGCGCTCAATGTGGCGATGGACCTGTCGCCCTACCAGCGCATCAATCCGTGTGGCTACGCAGGGTTGCAGACAGTCGACTTGGCTACACTCGGCGTTCACGCCGACCTCGGCGACGTGGCTGCGCGCCTGGGCACCCACCTCACCCGGCTGCTGAGTCCCTGA
- the lipA gene encoding lipoyl synthase, which translates to MSQDPQNTPVAPTTAPAYDATAKQKSQAKTSRIPIKIVPAETLKKPDWIRVKAGSPTTRFYEIKEVLREHKLHTVCEEASCPNIGECFGKGTATFMIMGDKCTRRCPFCDVGHGRPDPLDVNEPANLAKTIAALKLKYVVITSVDRDDLRDGGAGHFVECIRQIREQSPQTQIEILVPDFRGRDDRALEILKAAPPDVMNHNLETTQRLYKEARPGSDYAFSLNLLKKFKALHPDVPTKSGVMVGLGETDEEILEIMRDMRAHDIDMLTIGQYLAPSGHHLPVRRYVHPDTFKMFEAEAYKMGFSHAAVGAMVRSSYHADQQAAHAGVGTVSDSE; encoded by the coding sequence ATGTCCCAAGATCCGCAGAACACCCCCGTCGCCCCGACCACCGCGCCCGCCTACGACGCCACGGCCAAGCAGAAGTCGCAGGCCAAGACCTCGCGCATCCCGATCAAGATCGTGCCGGCCGAGACGCTGAAGAAGCCGGACTGGATCCGCGTCAAGGCCGGCTCGCCGACCACGCGCTTCTACGAGATCAAGGAGGTCCTGCGCGAGCACAAGCTCCACACGGTCTGCGAGGAAGCCAGCTGCCCCAACATCGGTGAGTGCTTCGGCAAGGGCACGGCCACCTTCATGATCATGGGCGACAAGTGCACCCGGCGCTGCCCCTTCTGCGACGTGGGCCATGGCCGTCCCGATCCGCTGGACGTGAACGAGCCGGCCAACCTCGCCAAGACGATCGCGGCGCTGAAGCTGAAGTACGTGGTCATCACCAGCGTGGACCGCGATGACCTGCGCGACGGCGGTGCCGGCCACTTCGTCGAGTGCATCCGCCAGATCCGCGAACAGTCGCCGCAGACGCAGATCGAGATCCTCGTGCCCGATTTCCGCGGCCGGGACGACCGGGCGCTGGAGATCCTGAAGGCCGCGCCGCCCGACGTGATGAACCACAACCTGGAAACCACGCAGCGCCTGTACAAGGAAGCGCGCCCGGGTTCGGACTACGCTTTCAGCCTGAACCTGCTGAAGAAGTTCAAGGCCCTGCACCCGGACGTGCCGACCAAGAGCGGCGTGATGGTCGGCCTCGGCGAGACGGACGAGGAGATCCTGGAGATCATGCGCGACATGCGCGCGCACGACATCGACATGCTGACCATCGGCCAGTACCTCGCCCCGTCAGGCCACCACCTGCCGGTGCGGCGCTACGTGCACCCGGACACCTTCAAGATGTTCGAGGCCGAGGCCTACAAGATGGGCTTCTCGCACGCCGCCGTGGGCGCCATGGTGCGCAGTTCGTACCACGCGGACCAGCAGGCGGCCCACGCCGGCGTGGGCACTGTGAGTGACTCGGAGTAG
- a CDS encoding IS1595 family transposase, protein MPMNRIQFQQGMSLPEFMASFGTEEQCAEAVKQARWPQGFECPRCGSAAHYVVGHGARKLFQCNGCRHQTSLTAGSLFASTKLPLKTWFLAIYLLSQAKTGLSALALKRQVGVSYPTAWLMHQKIMHAMAERVDQYRLDGTVQLDDAYLGGERSGGKAGRGSENKVPFVAAVSVDDQGHPQYVKLAPVSGFTLEAVGQWAQAALMPGTRVVSDGLGCFAAVTSAGCLHTPIVVGQRKPRELPEFTWVNTVLGNLKTTLSGAFHAFKYPKYASSYLAAFAYRFNRRFDLRGLVARLIIDVARCKPRAQRVVRGNAEDRC, encoded by the coding sequence ATGCCGATGAACCGAATCCAGTTCCAGCAGGGGATGTCGCTGCCAGAGTTCATGGCCAGCTTCGGCACGGAAGAGCAATGCGCCGAGGCGGTCAAGCAGGCGCGCTGGCCGCAGGGCTTCGAGTGCCCGCGCTGCGGCAGTGCGGCGCACTACGTGGTGGGCCACGGGGCGCGCAAGCTGTTCCAGTGCAACGGCTGCCGCCACCAGACATCGCTGACCGCGGGCAGCCTGTTCGCCAGCACCAAGCTGCCACTGAAGACGTGGTTCCTGGCGATCTACCTGCTCAGCCAGGCCAAGACGGGACTGTCGGCGCTGGCGCTCAAGCGGCAGGTGGGCGTGAGCTACCCGACGGCGTGGCTGATGCACCAGAAGATCATGCACGCGATGGCCGAGCGGGTGGACCAGTACCGACTCGACGGCACGGTGCAGCTCGACGATGCCTACCTTGGCGGAGAGCGCAGCGGCGGCAAGGCGGGCCGGGGTTCGGAGAACAAGGTGCCGTTCGTGGCGGCGGTCTCGGTCGATGACCAGGGGCATCCGCAGTACGTCAAGCTCGCGCCGGTGAGCGGCTTCACGCTGGAGGCGGTGGGCCAGTGGGCGCAGGCGGCGCTGATGCCGGGAACGCGGGTGGTCAGCGACGGGCTGGGGTGCTTCGCCGCGGTCACCAGCGCGGGCTGCCTGCACACGCCGATCGTGGTGGGCCAGCGCAAGCCGCGCGAGCTGCCCGAGTTCACCTGGGTCAACACGGTGCTGGGCAACCTGAAGACGACGTTGTCGGGTGCGTTCCATGCGTTCAAGTACCCCAAGTACGCCAGCAGCTATCTGGCAGCGTTCGCCTACCGCTTCAACCGCCGGTTCGACCTGCGCGGGCTGGTGGCTCGGCTCATCATCGATGTCGCGCGGTGCAAGCCTCGGGCTCAGCGGGTCGTTCGGGGGAATGCTGAGGATCGTTGCTAA
- a CDS encoding helix-turn-helix domain-containing protein gives MLDTIVSELSSSFKWAWLVAHRPPGSTSFDPATAAAFGRVVRQARLEAGISQESLAYMAGVERSYFGRIERGQNQPTLHVILKVAAALGYEAGALVTLVEKAMVKGHVATE, from the coding sequence TTGCTGGACACCATCGTCTCGGAGCTATCCAGCTCCTTCAAGTGGGCATGGCTGGTCGCTCACAGACCTCCCGGCTCGACCAGCTTCGATCCGGCGACGGCTGCTGCATTCGGGCGTGTGGTCCGACAGGCGCGCCTGGAGGCTGGCATCTCCCAGGAGTCGCTTGCCTACATGGCCGGTGTGGAGCGGTCGTACTTCGGGCGGATCGAGCGGGGGCAGAACCAGCCGACGCTGCACGTGATCCTCAAAGTGGCGGCGGCGCTGGGGTATGAGGCTGGGGCGCTGGTCACGCTCGTGGAGAAGGCCATGGTAAAGGGCCACGTCGCGACGGAATGA
- a CDS encoding transposase codes for MEHKDKTRRVHDAEFKAKVLGECRQPGASIAAVALRHGLNANVVRQWLAGRGVKRAGLLGPGCEVPAAASAPMAMGNPAPVVDAQFVALALPAPDKPRPSAEDPAMANPSTPDIHIEWRSGAARLTVSWPAAQAESCAAWLRELAAGVTK; via the coding sequence ATGGAACACAAGGACAAGACTCGGCGAGTGCACGACGCCGAGTTCAAGGCGAAGGTGCTGGGCGAATGCCGACAGCCTGGAGCGTCGATCGCGGCAGTGGCGCTCAGGCATGGGCTGAACGCGAACGTGGTGCGTCAGTGGCTGGCGGGTCGGGGAGTCAAGCGGGCAGGCCTGCTGGGACCTGGGTGTGAGGTGCCGGCGGCGGCGTCAGCACCCATGGCCATGGGCAACCCGGCGCCGGTGGTCGATGCCCAGTTCGTAGCGCTGGCCTTGCCAGCACCGGACAAGCCGCGGCCGAGCGCCGAAGACCCTGCCATGGCGAACCCGAGCACGCCAGACATTCACATCGAGTGGCGCAGCGGTGCAGCCCGGCTGACGGTGAGCTGGCCGGCAGCGCAGGCCGAGTCGTGTGCGGCGTGGCTGCGCGAACTGGCCGCCGGGGTGACGAAGTGA
- the tnpB gene encoding IS66 family insertion sequence element accessory protein TnpB (TnpB, as the term is used for proteins encoded by IS66 family insertion elements, is considered an accessory protein, since TnpC, encoded by a neighboring gene, is a DDE family transposase.) gives MIRIDALWACTAPVDMRAGADRLLACVVQTLGAAQAHHGYLFANARATRVKLIVHDGWGVWCAARRLNAGHFVWPRGLESSTPLALTQEQFDALVVGLPWQRLHERRVITRV, from the coding sequence GTGATCCGCATAGACGCGCTGTGGGCATGCACGGCGCCGGTGGACATGCGCGCCGGGGCGGACCGGCTGCTGGCGTGTGTGGTGCAGACGCTGGGGGCGGCGCAGGCCCACCACGGCTACCTGTTCGCGAATGCGCGGGCCACGCGCGTCAAGCTGATCGTCCATGACGGCTGGGGGGTGTGGTGCGCGGCCCGGCGGCTCAACGCGGGGCACTTCGTGTGGCCGCGGGGGTTGGAGTCGAGCACCCCGCTGGCCCTGACGCAGGAGCAGTTCGATGCGCTGGTCGTGGGGCTGCCGTGGCAGCGGCTGCACGAGCGGCGGGTGATCACCCGGGTGTGA
- the tnpC gene encoding IS66 family transposase produces the protein MLKLPMAGLASCGQHGRMHDVDALQSQDLRGLTPQALEALAQHLLVRVQQQSREIVWRDAKIEKITFELARLKRWKFGARTEAMDAQQRQLFLDTLVEDEADLQAQLAELQARQSPPPVTPEKAPQPPRRQALPEHLRRVEHHHEPADTHCPAVDCGEPMTRVGEDVSERLDIVPAEFFVHRHIRGKWVCRCCQRLGVDRLVQEPAEPQLIERGIPASGLVAYTLISRFADHVPYYRQEAINARSGVHTPRSTLAAWAGQAGAALHPLYEALKCFVLGSAVVQADETTVAMLDPGAGKTRKAYVWAYARGEFDPQPGVVYDFCLGRGSKYPLAFLGGLPSPPDSQTDRPAENRDPPWSGTLVCDRYGGYDSVLDPKVFPQRVSAACAAHARRKFDELAKSGKSTLATQAIVRFAAIYHAEKSFAGMDDPTRTQARQRIAAPLWQELHTWLKLERGRVADGGATANAIDYSLNHWEALTRHLLDGAVPVDNNYLERQIKPWAMGRKAWLFCGSELAGQRAAVVMSLVQSAKLNGLEPWAYLRDVLDRLPTHLNSRIDDLLPHRWQPRQIPD, from the coding sequence TTGCTGAAGTTGCCGATGGCGGGGCTGGCCTCGTGCGGGCAGCATGGGCGCATGCATGACGTGGACGCGCTCCAGAGCCAGGACCTGAGGGGCCTGACGCCACAGGCCCTGGAGGCCCTGGCGCAGCACCTGCTGGTGCGCGTGCAGCAGCAGTCGCGCGAGATCGTGTGGCGGGACGCGAAGATCGAGAAGATCACGTTCGAGCTGGCGCGGCTCAAGCGCTGGAAGTTCGGCGCGCGCACCGAGGCGATGGATGCGCAGCAGCGACAGCTCTTCCTGGACACGCTGGTCGAGGACGAGGCGGACCTGCAGGCGCAGCTCGCCGAGTTGCAGGCCCGGCAGTCGCCGCCGCCAGTCACTCCCGAGAAGGCGCCCCAGCCGCCGCGCCGGCAGGCGCTGCCCGAGCACCTGCGCCGCGTGGAGCATCACCACGAGCCGGCCGACACCCACTGCCCGGCGGTGGACTGCGGCGAGCCGATGACCCGGGTGGGCGAGGACGTCAGCGAGCGGCTGGACATCGTGCCGGCGGAGTTCTTCGTGCACCGGCACATCCGAGGCAAGTGGGTCTGCCGGTGCTGCCAGCGCCTGGGCGTCGATCGCCTGGTGCAGGAGCCCGCCGAGCCGCAGCTCATCGAGCGGGGCATCCCGGCGAGCGGACTGGTGGCGTACACGCTCATCAGCCGGTTCGCCGACCACGTGCCGTACTACCGGCAGGAGGCGATCAATGCCCGCTCGGGCGTGCACACCCCGCGCTCGACGCTGGCCGCGTGGGCCGGTCAGGCGGGCGCGGCGCTGCACCCGCTGTACGAGGCGCTCAAGTGCTTCGTGCTGGGCAGCGCGGTCGTGCAGGCCGACGAGACGACGGTGGCCATGCTGGACCCGGGGGCGGGCAAGACCAGGAAAGCGTACGTCTGGGCCTATGCACGCGGGGAATTCGATCCCCAGCCCGGCGTGGTCTACGACTTCTGCCTGGGGCGGGGCAGCAAGTACCCGCTGGCCTTCCTGGGCGGGCTGCCCAGTCCACCCGACAGCCAGACCGACCGGCCCGCCGAGAACCGGGACCCGCCCTGGAGCGGCACGCTCGTGTGCGATCGCTATGGCGGCTATGACTCGGTGCTCGACCCCAAGGTCTTCCCGCAGCGCGTCTCGGCGGCCTGTGCCGCACATGCCCGGCGCAAGTTCGACGAACTCGCCAAGTCCGGCAAGAGCACCCTGGCCACCCAGGCGATCGTGCGCTTCGCGGCGATCTACCACGCCGAGAAGTCGTTCGCCGGCATGGACGACCCGACGCGAACGCAGGCCCGTCAACGTATCGCCGCGCCGCTGTGGCAGGAGTTGCACACCTGGCTCAAGCTCGAACGCGGTCGTGTCGCCGATGGCGGCGCCACGGCCAACGCCATCGACTACAGCCTCAACCATTGGGAGGCGCTGACGCGCCACCTGCTCGACGGGGCCGTGCCCGTGGACAACAACTATCTGGAGCGCCAGATCAAGCCCTGGGCCATGGGCAGGAAGGCCTGGTTGTTCTGTGGCAGCGAACTCGCCGGCCAGCGTGCAGCCGTGGTCATGAGCCTGGTGCAGTCGGCCAAGCTCAACGGGCTCGAACCCTGGGCCTACCTGCGCGACGTGCTCGATCGGCTGCCCACCCACCTCAACAGCCGCATCGACGACTTGTTGCCTCATCGCTGGCAGCCTCGGCAAATCCCGGACTGA
- a CDS encoding helix-turn-helix domain-containing protein produces the protein MLKSIHTRHNHVFLDMLRSSREAQRLRQSDLAIRLGRDQATISKVERGERRLDVIELLAWLRALDVDFSAFMSELNNRLEGLPIPDAMFRARRVARIRRGDPS, from the coding sequence ATGCTCAAGTCGATCCACACCCGGCACAACCACGTGTTCCTGGACATGCTGCGCAGCAGCCGGGAAGCGCAGCGCTTGCGTCAATCGGATCTGGCCATCCGCCTGGGCCGGGATCAGGCCACCATCAGCAAGGTCGAGCGCGGCGAGCGGCGACTCGATGTCATCGAACTGCTGGCCTGGCTGCGCGCACTGGATGTCGATTTCTCGGCCTTCATGAGCGAGTTGAACAACCGGCTGGAGGGGCTGCCGATTCCGGACGCCATGTTCCGGGCGCGGCGGGTGGCGCGGATCCGTCGGGGAGATCCGTCGTAG